DNA sequence from the bacterium genome:
AGGTAATAGGCGACCGCTCGAGATAAAAGGCGGCTGATTCCCACGGGTCACCGGGGAATTCCCAGAGTCCGTTCTGGTACGCGATGTCGGAGGTGCCCCACTGGCTGTAGCGGTTGCAGGTGCTTCGTAGGGCCACCGCGGCCCGGAAACGCTGCGTGTGCCCCACAATCCAGTTCGTCATGAACCCCCCATAGCTGCCTCCGGCGACCCCGAGCCGGCCCGGATCGATCCAGTCGTACGTCGCCAGCGCGTAATCCAGTGCACGCATGAGATCTTCATAATCCTTTCCACCCCAGTCGTGGTGGGTCGCGGAAGCGAAAGCCTGGCCGTACCCTTGACTCCCTCGAGGGTTGGTAAAGAGCACGCCATAGCCTTCGGCGCAGAGCAGCTGGAATTCATGAACGAAGGTGTTCCCGTATGCGCTGTGCGGACCACCGTGGATCATCAGGACCGTCGGACCCCGGCCGCCCTTTCCAATGCCGGCCGGCTTCATCGCCCACCCCTCGATGGGCCACCCGTCCGCTCCGGAACATTGGAAGCGCTCCGGGGCGGTGAGGGCCAGCGTGTCAAGCAGGGGGGCGTTCCATGCGGTGAGACGGCGGAGGGTCTGTGCGCCGGCACCGCTCAGGGCGGCGACCGCCACCTCGCCCGGCATGAGCGGATCGCCTTCGATACACGCAACCCGCCTGGCGGCACGGTCGAGCGTGCACCCAACCACATCGTGCTCCCCACGCGTCTCGAGACGGACGGCACCGTCCGGCACCGAGCTGGATGCGATCTGCGTGTTCCCCCCGTCTGCCGCCAAGAAATACAGTCGACCGCCGTCCGGCGCCCACGTGAGCCCACCGGAGGTCGGCTGCGCCCGGATGTCGGAGCCGAGGTGGTGCCCGACACTTCGATCGTACCCGCGAGTCAGGCAGACAGGTGCCCCACCGGCCGCAGGGACGGTCCAGATCCCCAGATGCGTGGCATCCCAGCAGGCGTTGTCGTGCCCAATGTACGCAAGGTGTGTGCCGTCCGGGGACCACGAGGGGAACTGAACCGGCCCCAGGCCCCGCGTGACCCGGCGCGGCGGTGCGGCGCCGTCGACAGGGACGACCCAGACGTCGCTCGTGTTCGCCAGGTCCGCATCCGGCGACGCGTTTCCCGCATACGCGAGGTGCGTCCCATCCGGGGACCACGACGGCGCGAGGTGATCGTGTTCGCCCTCGGTCACTTGCCGGATCGCGCCGCCGTCCGCCCGCACGATGAACACCTGCTTCCAGCGGCCGTCCCAGAGACCTTCGCCGTCCTGCTTGTAGCGCAGCCTGGAGATCACCCGGACATCGCTCTCCTGGCGCGACCCCTCCGCGCCGAGCTTGCCGACGAACGCAATCCATTGGCTATCGGGAGACCACGCGAGGTCCGAGGGGGAACAGGCATCAGAGGTGAGGGCGTGGGCTTCGCCTCCGCCGGTGGGGATGACCCACACCTGCTTGGTGCCGCCGCGCTCTGAGACGAACGCGATTCGAGTGCCGTCCGGAGACCAGCGCGGGCCGGTATCCCGCCCCGGCGCGGTCGTGAGCTGCCACGGCATGCCGCGCTCGAAGGGAACGATCCAGAGGTTGGTGCGGTACCCATTGGCCTCGGTGTCAACGGTTGTCACCGTGCAGACCACGTGTGCTCCGTCTGGGGCCATCTGTGGGTCGTCTGCGATCTTCAGCGCGAGCAGGTCTTCGAGGGTGATCGGCCGCTTGCTTGAGGAGTCCACCTCGATGTTTTCCCCGTGACGCAGACCTTCACCTCCGGCAGCCGCCGTGCCGCGGTCTCCCGTCTAAACAGGGGAAGTTCTGGGCAAGATTTCTTAGGTAGGTATCATCGTTCCCGCATCCTGAGGGGGCTTGGACAGACCAGAACATGACCCACTCTCCGCTCCTCATCAAGTTTACAGCCGTCAGCCTCGTCGTCACGGCGATCATTGCGGCCGGGCTTGGGTGGGTTGTCGGCAATCATATGGTCAACAGCGCGGTGCAGGACGCCATCCGGACGTCCATCGAGGTCGTACAGGACGTCATCACGCCACAGGTCACCGCCGATGACTTCGGACCCCCCACCCCCGGCCGCATCGAGGCTTGGCGGCAGCGGCTCCGCGGCATCCTGGGGCGGACGGATATCGTGCGTGTAAAGGTCTGGAACGCCTCAGGCCAGGTCGTGTATTCGGACAAACCCGCACTCATCGGGCGGGTCTTCCCGCTCGCGGATGAAGAGGATCTGCGCCAGACGCTCGTGGCGGGCCGCGTGACGAGCGATCTCACCTCACTCGGGAAGATGGAGAATCAAAGCGAGCGCCCCTACGGCCGCCTGATGGAGATCTACACGCCGGTCGTGCTGCCGGGCTCGCACGAGATCATCGGGGCGTACGAAGTCTACCGGACGGTGGGCCCGCTGCAGGCGCAGATCGCCGATATCAGGAAGTTTGTCTGGGAAGCGTGGGCGGGCGCGTTCACGCTTCTCTATCTCTCGATGTTCTTCTTCATCAACCGGGCGGGAGGGCAGTTGATCCAGCAGCGGGAGGATCTGCACCGCGCCTTCGTGGGAACTGTACGGGCGCTGGTGAGCGCGGTGGACTTCAAGGACTCGTATACGGCGAGCCACTCGTCGCTTGTCGCCGAATACGCGGCGATGACGGCCCGGATGCTCGGCCTGAACAGCGAGGAGATCGAGGATATCCGGATGGCCGCGTACCTCCATGACCTCGGCAAGAT
Encoded proteins:
- a CDS encoding S9 family peptidase, with the translated sequence MDSSSKRPITLEDLLALKIADDPQMAPDGAHVVCTVTTVDTEANGYRTNLWIVPFERGMPWQLTTAPGRDTGPRWSPDGTRIAFVSERGGTKQVWVIPTGGGEAHALTSDACSPSDLAWSPDSQWIAFVGKLGAEGSRQESDVRVISRLRYKQDGEGLWDGRWKQVFIVRADGGAIRQVTEGEHDHLAPSWSPDGTHLAYAGNASPDADLANTSDVWVVPVDGAAPPRRVTRGLGPVQFPSWSPDGTHLAYIGHDNACWDATHLGIWTVPAAGGAPVCLTRGYDRSVGHHLGSDIRAQPTSGGLTWAPDGGRLYFLAADGGNTQIASSSVPDGAVRLETRGEHDVVGCTLDRAARRVACIEGDPLMPGEVAVAALSGAGAQTLRRLTAWNAPLLDTLALTAPERFQCSGADGWPIEGWAMKPAGIGKGGRGPTVLMIHGGPHSAYGNTFVHEFQLLCAEGYGVLFTNPRGSQGYGQAFASATHHDWGGKDYEDLMRALDYALATYDWIDPGRLGVAGGSYGGFMTNWIVGHTQRFRAAVALRSTCNRYSQWGTSDIAYQNGLWEFPGDPWESAAFYLERSPITYVRQMRTPLLILHGENDLRCPIDQAEQLFVALKKQGTPTLLVRFPGESHGLSQSGQPKHRIAQLRHLVSWFRTHLHGDAPTAVAGPRQYDMEKAGIPLREGEGRG
- a CDS encoding HD-GYP domain-containing protein, with the translated sequence MTHSPLLIKFTAVSLVVTAIIAAGLGWVVGNHMVNSAVQDAIRTSIEVVQDVITPQVTADDFGPPTPGRIEAWRQRLRGILGRTDIVRVKVWNASGQVVYSDKPALIGRVFPLADEEDLRQTLVAGRVTSDLTSLGKMENQSERPYGRLMEIYTPVVLPGSHEIIGAYEVYRTVGPLQAQIADIRKFVWEAWAGAFTLLYLSMFFFINRAGGQLIQQREDLHRAFVGTVRALVSAVDFKDSYTASHSSLVAEYAAMTARMLGLNSEEIEDIRMAAYLHDLGKIGVPDAVLRKPAALTPEEGRQMRRHPAIAAHILEDVPFSRRIKSAVRHNHERWDGTGYPDGLRGEEIPIEARILSVADAYEAMTSNRPYRTTLDHASAIAELRRHVRTQFDPRVVNAFVQALEHEQAGARVREPAPTVRANPHHAI